A part of Streptomyces sp. NBC_01210 genomic DNA contains:
- a CDS encoding universal stress protein: MPGTITVGLDGTDHALAAADWAAHEAARRGMDLRLVHAWVWRGTDTVYIGDRAMEERWVRNVLNEAEARVAKVYPDLNVTTELLVDDPVPTLVAEAARAEMLVLGSRGYGTLTGYLVGSVSLQVLRQATGPVVMVRGPRQTTVQQRFDEVVVGVQEAEEAGGPVLEFAFAAAAERGATLRAVRAWSIPSVLSWSPGSMWLADQAGGLEPLHKEILADALGPWRQKYPDVDVIEHVEIGAASEVLLSNSSRASLVVVGRRTHDTGLRRLGSVTHAVLHHAPSAVAVVPHP; encoded by the coding sequence ATGCCTGGCACCATCACCGTTGGACTGGACGGAACAGACCACGCCCTCGCCGCCGCGGACTGGGCGGCGCACGAGGCGGCGCGCCGGGGGATGGACCTGCGCCTGGTGCACGCCTGGGTGTGGCGCGGCACCGACACGGTGTACATCGGGGACCGTGCAATGGAGGAGCGGTGGGTGCGCAACGTGCTGAACGAGGCGGAAGCCCGCGTGGCCAAGGTGTACCCGGACCTGAACGTCACTACCGAGCTCCTGGTCGATGACCCCGTACCGACGCTCGTCGCCGAAGCCGCGCGGGCCGAGATGCTGGTGCTGGGCTCTCGCGGCTACGGCACGCTGACCGGCTATCTGGTCGGTTCTGTGTCCCTGCAGGTGCTGCGCCAGGCGACCGGGCCGGTCGTCATGGTGCGCGGGCCGAGGCAGACCACAGTGCAACAGCGCTTCGACGAGGTCGTCGTCGGCGTCCAGGAAGCAGAGGAAGCCGGCGGACCAGTCCTCGAGTTCGCCTTCGCGGCTGCCGCCGAACGCGGAGCGACGCTTCGAGCTGTACGCGCCTGGAGCATCCCTTCGGTCCTGTCCTGGAGTCCGGGATCGATGTGGCTGGCCGACCAGGCGGGTGGCTTGGAGCCGCTGCACAAGGAGATCCTGGCCGACGCCCTGGGGCCCTGGCGCCAGAAGTACCCCGATGTGGATGTCATCGAGCATGTCGAGATCGGCGCAGCCTCGGAGGTTCTGCTGTCCAACAGCAGCCGCGCGAGCCTCGTGGTCGTCGGACGCCGCACCCACGACACGGGCCTGCGCCGTCTTGGCTCAGTTACCCATGCTGTTCTCCACCACGCGCCCAGTGCGGTCGCGGTCGTACCGCACCCCTGA
- a CDS encoding universal stress protein codes for MPVVAGVSQSDASRTGLAWASDEAVLRQLPLRLVHALEWPPGADPAPHVPHPERTWSAHFRSGGEAVVREAVEFVHARHPGLEVEARSADGPRARVLVEQGADAALLVVGAKRLNVAEQLFTVSPLGVTLTAHAGCPVVVAREPEHAVGEPPVVVVGVDGSANSRDAMAFAFEEAAVSGARLRAVMVRYVHRERAVGGERADVENRSRLELSEATAGWREKYPEVEVDYRVRYGHPARALAHTAANARCLVVGSRGLGGFRGMLLGSVSHVLLHQATCPLIVVPPREGIAAY; via the coding sequence ATGCCCGTAGTCGCCGGAGTCAGCCAATCCGACGCAAGCAGAACCGGCCTTGCCTGGGCCTCGGACGAAGCCGTGCTGCGGCAACTGCCGCTGCGGCTGGTACACGCGCTGGAATGGCCGCCGGGAGCAGACCCCGCCCCTCACGTTCCCCACCCGGAGCGCACCTGGAGCGCCCATTTCCGGTCCGGCGGAGAGGCGGTGGTGCGTGAGGCTGTGGAGTTCGTCCACGCACGCCATCCGGGCTTGGAGGTCGAGGCGCGTTCCGCTGACGGTCCGCGAGCCCGGGTGCTGGTGGAACAGGGTGCGGATGCCGCTCTGTTGGTGGTGGGTGCGAAGCGGCTGAACGTGGCGGAGCAGCTGTTCACCGTCTCCCCCCTTGGGGTCACCCTCACCGCCCATGCCGGGTGCCCGGTAGTGGTGGCCCGTGAACCCGAGCACGCCGTCGGCGAGCCGCCCGTGGTCGTCGTGGGGGTCGACGGGTCCGCCAATTCCCGCGATGCCATGGCGTTCGCCTTCGAAGAGGCCGCGGTGTCCGGGGCTCGACTGCGGGCGGTCATGGTGCGCTACGTGCATCGCGAGCGGGCGGTAGGCGGCGAGCGGGCCGATGTCGAGAATCGCTCCAGACTTGAGCTGTCGGAAGCGACGGCGGGCTGGCGGGAGAAGTACCCGGAGGTTGAGGTTGACTATCGGGTGAGGTATGGCCACCCGGCGCGGGCCTTGGCCCACACGGCCGCAAACGCGCGATGCCTGGTGGTCGGGTCCCGCGGGCTCGGCGGCTTTCGCGGCATGCTGCTCGGTTCGGTGAGCCACGTGCTCCTCCATCAGGCGACCTGCCCTCTGATCGTGGTACCGCCGCGGGAAGGCATAGCCGCATACTGA
- the exaC gene encoding acetaldehyde dehydrogenase ExaC, which translates to MTRYAAPGSDGAIVSYQSRYDHWIGGEYVPPAGGQYFENPSPVNGRPFTEVARGTAEDVERALDAAHSAAPAWGRTSAEARAGILNKIADRMEANLEQLAVAESWENGKPVRETLAADIPLAIDHFRYFAGALRAQEGSLSEVDDDTVAYHFHEPLGVVGQIIPWNFPILMATWKLAPALAAGNAVVLKPAEQTPASIHFWLSLVADLLPPGVVNIVNGFGVEAGKPLASSPRVAKIAFTGETTTGRLIMQYASENIKPVTLELGGKSPNIFFDDVWAADDDFRDKALEGFTMFALNQGEVCTCPSRALIQRGHYSEFLEAGIARTEKIVPGHPLDTDTMIGAQASNDQLQKILSYLDIGQQEGAKVLTGGQRIEYDGELAGGYYVQPTIFEGDNRMRVFQEEIFGPVVAVTSFSDFDDAIKTANDTLYGLGAGVWTRDINTAYRAGRAIQAGRVWTNCYHAYPAHAAFGGYKQSGIGRENHRMMLDHYQQTKNLLVSYSPKKLGFF; encoded by the coding sequence ATGACCCGATACGCAGCGCCGGGCAGCGACGGCGCGATCGTCTCGTACCAGTCCCGCTACGACCACTGGATCGGCGGCGAGTACGTCCCACCGGCCGGCGGCCAGTACTTCGAGAACCCGAGCCCGGTCAACGGCCGTCCCTTCACCGAGGTCGCCCGCGGCACCGCCGAGGACGTCGAACGCGCCCTCGACGCGGCGCACTCCGCCGCGCCCGCCTGGGGCCGCACCTCCGCCGAGGCACGCGCGGGGATCCTCAACAAGATCGCCGACCGGATGGAGGCGAACCTCGAGCAGCTCGCGGTCGCCGAGAGCTGGGAGAACGGCAAACCGGTACGGGAGACCCTGGCCGCGGACATCCCGCTCGCCATCGACCACTTCCGCTACTTCGCGGGGGCTCTGCGCGCCCAGGAGGGCTCGCTGAGCGAGGTCGACGACGACACCGTCGCGTACCACTTCCATGAGCCGCTCGGCGTCGTGGGACAGATCATTCCGTGGAACTTCCCGATCCTGATGGCGACCTGGAAGCTGGCGCCCGCGCTGGCGGCGGGCAACGCGGTGGTGCTGAAGCCGGCCGAGCAGACCCCGGCGTCCATCCACTTCTGGCTCAGCCTGGTCGCCGATCTGCTGCCGCCGGGCGTCGTCAATATCGTCAACGGCTTCGGCGTGGAAGCCGGCAAGCCGCTCGCCTCCAGCCCGCGCGTCGCGAAGATCGCTTTCACCGGCGAGACCACGACGGGGCGGCTGATCATGCAGTACGCCTCCGAGAACATCAAACCGGTCACGCTGGAACTCGGCGGCAAGTCGCCGAACATCTTCTTCGACGACGTATGGGCGGCAGACGACGACTTCCGCGACAAGGCGCTCGAGGGCTTCACCATGTTCGCCCTCAACCAGGGCGAGGTGTGCACGTGTCCGTCGCGTGCGCTGATCCAGCGCGGGCACTACAGCGAATTCCTGGAGGCGGGCATCGCCCGCACCGAGAAGATCGTGCCCGGCCACCCGCTGGACACCGACACGATGATCGGCGCCCAGGCCTCCAACGACCAGCTCCAGAAGATTCTTTCGTATCTGGACATCGGTCAGCAGGAAGGCGCGAAGGTCCTGACGGGAGGTCAGCGCATCGAGTACGACGGCGAGTTGGCGGGCGGTTACTACGTGCAGCCGACGATCTTCGAGGGTGACAACCGTATGCGCGTCTTCCAGGAGGAGATCTTTGGCCCGGTCGTCGCGGTCACGTCCTTCTCGGACTTCGACGACGCGATCAAAACGGCGAACGACACGCTGTACGGGCTCGGCGCGGGCGTGTGGACCCGGGACATCAACACCGCCTACCGGGCGGGGCGCGCCATCCAGGCGGGCCGGGTCTGGACGAACTGCTACCACGCCTATCCGGCGCACGCGGCGTTCGGCGGCTACAAGCAGTCGGGGATCGGCCGCGAGAACCACAGGATGATGCTGGACCACTACCAGCAGACGAAGAATCTCCTGGTGAGCTATTCACCGAAGAAGCTCGGCTTCTTCTAG
- a CDS encoding GMC family oxidoreductase, whose product MPADSPLHEFDYVVVGGGTAGAVIAARLTEDPDVSVCVLEAGPSDVGDDSILRLDRWMALLDSCYDWDYPVEPQENGNSFLRHARAKVLGGCSSHNSCIAFWAPAEDLDEWGSMGCTGWSAKDCFPLYQRLETNDAPGEHHGRSGPVIIRTVPPNDPCGTALLAACAAADIPTTPFNTGVTVMRGAHWFQINCRPDGIRSSASVSYLHPILGKRPNLEVRTDVQAKRLVFNGDRRCTGVEYLEPDTIHSGAVTARREVVVSCGAIDSPKLLMLSGVGPADHLRDCGVDVRVDSPGVGSRLQDHPEGVIMWEAKQPMVTSSTQWWEIGILADTEPGLDRPDLMFHYGSVPFDLNTYRRGYPTSDNAFCLTPNVTRARSMGTVRLRTRDFRDKPKVDPRYFTHEHDIRVMTYGLRLARQIVSKAPMAEWAGTELAPGPALQSDEELFSYIRETHNTVYHPAGTVRMGAADDADSPLDPQLRVKGVSGLRVADASVMPFLPTVNPCITTMMIGEKCADMIKAT is encoded by the coding sequence ATGCCTGCAGACAGCCCCCTCCACGAGTTCGACTATGTGGTGGTCGGCGGCGGCACGGCCGGCGCCGTCATCGCCGCGCGACTGACCGAGGACCCGGACGTCAGCGTCTGTGTACTGGAGGCCGGTCCGTCGGACGTCGGCGACGACAGCATCCTCCGGCTCGACCGGTGGATGGCTCTGCTGGACTCCTGTTACGACTGGGACTACCCGGTGGAGCCGCAGGAGAACGGCAACAGCTTTCTGCGGCACGCCCGCGCCAAGGTGCTCGGTGGCTGCTCCTCGCACAACTCCTGCATCGCCTTCTGGGCGCCGGCCGAGGACCTCGACGAGTGGGGTTCGATGGGCTGTACGGGCTGGAGCGCCAAGGACTGCTTCCCGCTCTACCAGCGTCTGGAGACCAACGACGCGCCCGGGGAGCACCACGGCCGCTCGGGCCCGGTCATCATCCGTACCGTCCCGCCGAACGACCCGTGCGGAACGGCACTGCTGGCCGCCTGCGCGGCTGCGGACATCCCCACGACCCCGTTCAACACCGGCGTCACGGTGATGCGCGGCGCACACTGGTTCCAGATCAACTGCCGTCCCGACGGCATCCGTTCGTCCGCGTCGGTGTCGTATTTGCACCCCATCCTCGGCAAGCGGCCGAACCTGGAGGTGCGTACCGATGTGCAGGCCAAGCGGCTGGTGTTCAACGGAGATCGGCGCTGCACCGGCGTGGAGTATCTGGAGCCCGACACGATTCACAGCGGCGCGGTCACGGCGCGCCGCGAAGTGGTCGTCTCCTGCGGGGCCATCGACTCGCCGAAGCTGCTGATGCTCTCGGGTGTCGGACCGGCGGACCATCTGCGGGACTGCGGAGTTGACGTGCGGGTGGACTCGCCCGGCGTCGGCTCGCGTCTGCAGGACCATCCGGAGGGCGTGATCATGTGGGAGGCAAAGCAGCCCATGGTCACCTCCTCCACGCAGTGGTGGGAGATCGGCATCCTCGCGGACACCGAACCAGGCCTGGACCGGCCGGACCTGATGTTCCACTACGGCTCGGTGCCGTTCGACCTGAACACCTACCGGCGCGGATACCCGACGTCCGACAACGCCTTCTGTCTCACCCCGAACGTCACCCGGGCCCGGTCCATGGGTACGGTGCGGCTGCGCACCCGCGACTTCCGGGACAAGCCGAAGGTCGACCCGCGGTACTTCACGCACGAGCACGACATCCGGGTCATGACGTACGGTCTGCGGCTCGCCCGTCAGATCGTCTCGAAGGCGCCGATGGCGGAGTGGGCGGGCACCGAGCTCGCTCCGGGCCCTGCGCTGCAGTCCGACGAGGAGCTGTTCAGCTATATCCGCGAGACGCACAACACCGTCTACCACCCGGCGGGCACTGTGCGGATGGGCGCGGCGGACGACGCCGACTCGCCGCTCGATCCGCAACTGAGGGTCAAGGGCGTCAGCGGGCTGCGGGTGGCCGACGCGTCCGTGATGCCGTTCCTGCCTACGGTCAATCCGTGCATCACCACGATGATGATCGGCGAGAAGTGTGCCGACATGATCAAGGCGACCTGA
- a CDS encoding APC family permease — MSTETGGGPDPVGPAAAARTQSQHDDDALGELGYRPELKRTLGNFHTFAAGISYISILTGTFQLFYFGVAFGGPAYWWSWPMVFVGQLMVALCFCELAARYPVAGSVYNWAKSMGGPHIGWLGGWMMMTATMVTLSAVVLAYQITLPRIDDWFQFVGDGSGKTDAAANAVLLGTVLILFSTLVNAFGVKLMATINSAGVFIELIAAVALVILLAAHITRGPSTVLTQTYGLGSGQPLGYFGAFLTASLASAYVMYGFDTSSSLGEESHDPSRNAPRAILRALIASFIIGGLILLFALMAVPNLFAKQLSTEGLQYVVLVTLGSTIGEIVLWCVVVAITVCTLAVQAAGIRLMFAMARDNNLPAGSLLARVSPRFKTPVVPAVVIGVVGVFILVININQPQIFSVITSIAIIMIYVAYLLVTTPMLVRRLRGKWQPVEGKFSLGKLGLPVNILAVLWGAAMSLNLAWPRAEVYNATGPQHWYLRWGAFLFVGVVALGGFAYYWFVQRHRTGVLAEHRAVLADEPPTAANS; from the coding sequence ATGAGTACGGAGACCGGCGGTGGGCCTGACCCTGTCGGTCCGGCCGCCGCCGCCAGGACGCAGAGCCAGCACGATGACGACGCACTCGGCGAGCTCGGCTACCGCCCGGAGCTGAAGCGCACCCTCGGCAACTTCCACACCTTCGCCGCCGGGATCAGCTACATCTCCATCCTGACCGGCACCTTCCAGCTGTTCTACTTCGGTGTCGCCTTCGGCGGCCCCGCGTACTGGTGGTCCTGGCCGATGGTCTTCGTCGGCCAACTGATGGTGGCCCTCTGCTTCTGCGAGCTCGCCGCCCGGTACCCGGTGGCCGGGTCCGTCTACAACTGGGCCAAGAGCATGGGCGGTCCGCACATCGGCTGGCTCGGTGGCTGGATGATGATGACGGCCACCATGGTGACCCTCTCCGCGGTGGTCCTCGCCTACCAGATCACACTGCCGCGCATCGACGACTGGTTCCAGTTCGTGGGTGACGGCAGCGGCAAGACCGACGCGGCCGCCAACGCCGTTCTCCTCGGCACGGTGCTCATCCTCTTCTCCACCCTGGTGAACGCCTTCGGCGTCAAACTCATGGCGACCATCAACTCGGCGGGCGTGTTCATCGAGCTGATCGCCGCCGTCGCCCTGGTCATCCTTCTCGCGGCACACATCACCCGTGGCCCCAGCACCGTCCTGACCCAGACCTACGGACTCGGCAGCGGCCAGCCCCTCGGTTACTTCGGCGCGTTCCTGACCGCCTCGCTGGCCTCCGCGTATGTGATGTACGGCTTCGACACGTCGTCGTCGCTCGGCGAGGAGTCGCACGATCCGAGCCGCAACGCGCCCCGCGCCATCCTGCGGGCCCTCATCGCGTCCTTCATCATCGGCGGACTGATCCTGCTCTTCGCCCTGATGGCCGTGCCGAACCTGTTCGCGAAGCAGCTCTCCACGGAAGGTCTGCAGTACGTCGTGCTGGTGACGCTCGGCTCCACGATCGGCGAGATCGTGCTGTGGTGCGTGGTCGTCGCGATCACGGTCTGCACACTTGCCGTGCAGGCCGCGGGCATCCGGCTGATGTTCGCGATGGCCCGGGACAACAACCTGCCGGCGGGTTCGCTGCTCGCGCGGGTCAGCCCACGCTTCAAGACACCGGTGGTACCCGCCGTGGTGATCGGTGTGGTGGGTGTTTTCATCCTGGTCATCAACATCAACCAGCCACAGATCTTCTCGGTGATCACCAGCATCGCCATCATCATGATCTACGTGGCCTATCTGCTGGTCACCACACCGATGCTGGTCCGGCGTCTGCGCGGCAAGTGGCAGCCCGTCGAAGGCAAGTTCTCACTCGGCAAGCTCGGGCTGCCCGTCAACATCCTCGCGGTGCTGTGGGGCGCGGCCATGTCGCTCAACCTCGCCTGGCCGCGCGCCGAGGTCTACAACGCGACCGGACCGCAGCACTGGTATCTGCGCTGGGGCGCGTTCCTCTTCGTCGGCGTGGTCGCCCTCGGCGGCTTCGCCTACTACTGGTTCGTCCAGCGGCACCGTACGGGCGTGCTCGCCGAGCACCGCGCCGTGCTCGCGGACGAACCGCCGACCGCCGCCAACTCCTGA
- a CDS encoding aldehyde dehydrogenase family protein, whose protein sequence is MPELFIGGKWTTAVDGQVRDIRCPADGTLVATVDEAGRKDAAAAIAAARDAFDRGPWPGTPAAERGRLLLRVADLLQRDKDALARAESLDTGKRLVESEYDMDDITNCFRYFGNLTAAGGTDRIVETGNPEADSRVVHEPVGVCALITPWNYPLLQTSWKVAPALGAGNTFVLKPSELTPHTAIILMRLLAEAGLPDGVANLVLGAGPAVGAPLSEDPRVDLVSFTGGLVTGRRIMAAAAPTVKKIALELGGKNPNIVFADADFDAAVDYALMAVFLHSGQVCSAGARLLVEDELHDRFVDTVVAKAQEIRLGGPFDENARAGPLISAEHRKKVEAYVAAGLAEGAVLRCGGARPKDPALRDGFYYLPTVLDECAPGMSVVRDESFGPVLTVERFRDEEEAVSLANDTVYGLAGAVWSQDVDRSHRVASRLRAGTVWINDFHPYVPQAEWGGMKQSGFGRELGPTGLAEYREAKHVWRNLAPRPQRWFE, encoded by the coding sequence ATGCCGGAGCTGTTCATCGGCGGTAAGTGGACCACCGCGGTCGACGGGCAGGTCCGCGACATCCGCTGCCCCGCGGACGGCACCCTCGTCGCGACCGTCGACGAGGCGGGGCGGAAAGACGCCGCGGCGGCGATCGCCGCGGCCCGTGACGCCTTCGACCGCGGACCGTGGCCCGGCACTCCGGCCGCGGAGCGCGGCCGGCTGCTGCTGCGCGTCGCCGATCTCCTGCAACGCGACAAGGACGCACTCGCCCGCGCCGAATCCCTGGACACCGGGAAGCGGCTCGTGGAGAGCGAGTACGACATGGACGACATCACGAACTGCTTCCGCTACTTCGGCAATCTGACGGCCGCGGGCGGCACCGACCGGATTGTCGAGACCGGCAACCCCGAAGCGGACAGCAGAGTGGTGCACGAACCGGTCGGCGTGTGCGCACTGATCACTCCATGGAACTACCCGCTGCTGCAGACCTCCTGGAAGGTCGCCCCTGCGCTCGGCGCGGGCAACACCTTCGTGCTCAAGCCCAGCGAGCTGACCCCGCACACCGCCATCATCCTGATGCGGTTGCTGGCCGAGGCCGGGCTGCCGGACGGGGTCGCCAACCTGGTGCTGGGCGCGGGGCCCGCCGTGGGCGCGCCACTCAGTGAGGATCCGCGGGTCGACCTGGTGTCGTTCACCGGCGGTCTTGTCACCGGCCGCCGCATCATGGCGGCCGCCGCCCCCACCGTGAAGAAGATCGCGCTGGAACTGGGCGGCAAGAACCCGAACATCGTCTTCGCCGACGCCGACTTCGACGCGGCGGTCGACTACGCCCTGATGGCGGTGTTCCTGCACTCCGGCCAGGTCTGCTCGGCCGGGGCGCGACTGCTGGTCGAGGACGAGCTGCACGACAGGTTCGTCGACACGGTGGTGGCCAAGGCCCAGGAGATCCGGCTCGGTGGCCCGTTCGACGAGAACGCCCGCGCCGGGCCGCTGATCTCTGCCGAGCACCGCAAGAAGGTCGAGGCGTATGTCGCGGCAGGACTGGCCGAGGGCGCGGTGCTGCGCTGCGGCGGAGCGCGGCCCAAGGATCCCGCGCTGCGGGACGGCTTCTACTATCTGCCGACCGTGCTGGACGAGTGCGCACCGGGCATGTCCGTGGTGCGCGACGAGTCGTTCGGCCCGGTACTCACCGTCGAACGGTTCCGCGACGAGGAGGAGGCGGTCTCGCTCGCCAACGACACGGTCTACGGGCTGGCAGGAGCGGTCTGGTCGCAGGACGTCGACCGGTCGCACCGGGTGGCCTCGCGGTTGCGCGCCGGAACCGTATGGATCAACGACTTCCATCCGTACGTGCCCCAGGCGGAGTGGGGCGGTATGAAGCAGTCCGGTTTCGGCCGCGAACTGGGGCCGACGGGACTGGCCGAATACCGGGAGGCGAAGCACGTCTGGCGCAACCTCGCGCCGCGTCCGCAGAGGTGGTTCGAATGA
- a CDS encoding GAF domain-containing protein, which yields MSDAWVALESGADPTERLAALSRAYDTYLTAGRVERPVRSVVAESWRRSARAHVSPEGTAGVELDADDLGAYRESHPLARVMPLVRELMGAYARDGEHLVAVCDAQGRLLWVEGPSATRRMAGRMNFVPGARWAEAVAGTNAPGTSITVDRPVQVFAAEHFRRPVQAWTCAAAPIHDPATGRVLGAVDITGGDRLAHPHSLAFVGAVARAAESQLALLAPPPAADHMRLSALGRDEALLVAGGRKVRLSRRHSEILVVLARRPEGIGGDELLVELYEDESVTPVTLRAELSRLRGLLGPELLRSRPYRLAVPVDADFGTVARRLASGAVTGALSAYAGPLLPASQAPAVARLRRRLEDQLRAALIARGDPGLLADWAYSPWGEDDLPVWRALASVLPVRQRPSALARVQELDGRQGS from the coding sequence TTGAGCGACGCATGGGTGGCCCTGGAGTCCGGCGCGGATCCGACGGAGCGGCTCGCCGCGCTCAGCCGGGCGTACGACACGTATCTGACGGCGGGCCGGGTCGAGCGGCCGGTGCGTTCCGTGGTGGCCGAGTCCTGGCGGCGTTCGGCCCGCGCACATGTCAGCCCGGAGGGTACCGCCGGAGTCGAGCTGGACGCCGACGATCTGGGGGCGTACCGCGAGAGCCATCCGCTGGCGCGGGTGATGCCGCTGGTCCGGGAGCTGATGGGCGCGTACGCGAGGGACGGCGAACATCTGGTCGCGGTCTGCGACGCGCAGGGCCGGCTGCTGTGGGTCGAAGGGCCTTCGGCCACCCGCCGGATGGCGGGCCGGATGAACTTCGTGCCGGGCGCCCGCTGGGCCGAGGCGGTCGCCGGGACGAACGCCCCGGGCACGTCGATCACGGTGGACCGGCCCGTCCAGGTCTTCGCCGCCGAGCACTTCCGACGGCCGGTGCAGGCCTGGACGTGTGCCGCGGCCCCCATCCACGACCCGGCCACCGGGCGGGTGCTGGGCGCGGTGGACATCACCGGCGGCGACCGGCTGGCGCATCCGCACAGTCTGGCGTTCGTCGGGGCCGTGGCGCGGGCCGCCGAGTCGCAGCTTGCGCTGCTTGCCCCGCCGCCCGCGGCCGACCATATGCGGCTTTCGGCACTGGGACGGGACGAGGCACTGCTGGTGGCGGGCGGGCGCAAGGTGCGGCTGAGCCGCCGGCACAGCGAGATCCTGGTGGTGCTGGCCCGGCGTCCGGAAGGTATCGGCGGCGACGAGCTGCTGGTGGAGCTGTACGAGGACGAGTCGGTCACCCCGGTCACGCTGCGGGCCGAGCTCTCCCGGCTGCGCGGCCTGCTGGGTCCTGAGCTGCTGCGCTCGCGCCCGTACCGGCTGGCCGTGCCGGTCGACGCGGACTTCGGCACTGTGGCGCGCCGACTGGCCTCGGGGGCGGTGACCGGGGCGCTGAGCGCCTACGCGGGTCCCCTCCTGCCCGCCTCGCAGGCTCCCGCTGTGGCACGGCTGCGGCGCCGTCTGGAGGACCAGCTGCGGGCGGCACTGATCGCCCGCGGCGATCCGGGACTGCTGGCGGACTGGGCGTACAGCCCGTGGGGTGAGGACGACCTCCCGGTATGGCGGGCGCTTGCCTCCGTACTGCCGGTACGGCAGCGTCCGTCAGCGCTCGCGCGCGTACAAGAACTCGACGGCCGACAGGGCTCCTGA
- a CDS encoding N-acetylmuramoyl-L-alanine amidase — translation MNRRGLLRGAAAAAATGVLLPAARAHAAVRADTDYPPARWAPASTANCTASDRPSEYPVEYVVIHVTQLGFTDTLRVFQNPAKRVSAHYVVRSADGCVAQCVGESDVAWHAGNWDYNTRSVGIEHEGWVDRPKYFTRAMYEQSAALTASVCDRHGIPKDRAHIIGHCEVPGATHTDPGPLWDWGRYIQLVNCV, via the coding sequence GTGAACCGTAGAGGACTGCTCCGGGGCGCCGCCGCCGCGGCCGCCACCGGTGTACTGCTGCCCGCCGCCCGCGCACATGCCGCAGTCAGGGCCGACACCGACTATCCGCCGGCCCGCTGGGCTCCGGCCTCGACCGCCAACTGCACAGCGTCCGACCGCCCTTCGGAGTATCCCGTCGAGTATGTGGTCATCCATGTCACCCAGTTGGGTTTCACCGACACCCTCAGGGTCTTCCAGAACCCGGCGAAGCGGGTCTCCGCGCACTATGTGGTCCGCTCCGCGGACGGCTGTGTCGCGCAGTGTGTAGGGGAGAGCGACGTCGCCTGGCACGCCGGCAACTGGGACTACAACACCCGCAGCGTCGGCATTGAGCACGAGGGCTGGGTGGACCGGCCGAAGTACTTCACGCGGGCGATGTACGAGCAGTCGGCGGCGCTCACCGCCTCGGTCTGCGATCGCCACGGGATCCCCAAGGACCGGGCGCACATCATCGGCCACTGCGAGGTGCCGGGCGCCACGCACACCGACCCCGGTCCGCTGTGGGACTGGGGACGCTACATCCAGCTGGTCAACTGCGTCTGA